Within the Zea mays cultivar B73 chromosome 10, Zm-B73-REFERENCE-NAM-5.0, whole genome shotgun sequence genome, the region TTTTGTTTGTTTTGAGGAAGCAGGTGAATCCATTTTTTGTTTGTTTTGAAGAAGCATGTCATCAAGCGACGCTCAATCTGCTTTCACTCACCACACCAAAAAGGTTGCATTTTTATCCAACATACATAAAAACTGAAAGTTATAACATAGATAAAACTGAAAATTGAAACTTGTATCTTCACGAGTACTTATCCAGCATTATCCAACATATATTAAAAACTGAGAATTTATCCAACATACATATTCAACATTATCCAGCATACAAATAAAATTGAGAAGTTATCCAACATCCATATCAATGTTCAAAGAGAAGTTTCATAGACTCCATCCATCATAGAAATAACTAAAAAGTTTCAGACACAAGTTTTAGGCTAATCTGCTTTTTTGATGCATCAATCAGAAAGATGAGTCTTGATGTACCTAGACACCCATACCATTTGATCATCTAGTCCCATCTCTAGAAAGGCATAAGCAAGGGCTGGATTCTCACACAAGTAGCCATAGTAGTGTGCTATATGTTCTCTTTCAAAAACAGGAATCTGTTTCATCATAGTCCATAGGTTGGGTGGGATTATCGGACGTGGTTGTGGTGCTGACTGCTTGATTGCATCTGAAAGAGTCTTAAAAGCTTCAGTGACAGTGCATATCAATGGATCCTCATCTTCCATTATCATGTGCCCTCTCTTCCTTCTTGCACCACTTCGAGTAGATGAGTCTCCACCATCACGAATTGGACCACTTGGGTTCAATGATTCTCCACTATCACGAGTTGGACTTGCATTGTTACTCTCATGACCAGCCAAGTCTCCAGAATAACCCACACCATATGTACCTGCACTTTCAGATGTGTCGAAACCTAGGGGATCACTGgtgcattttgcaaatagtccaGTTGCTTGATGATTCCCAAATATGACAGTCATGTAATGGTAGTTCTCAAGTGGCTTGTTGAAAAAATTAGCTTCAGATGGTTTTTTCTGAAATAATGTATAGATTCAAATTAAACAATATTGTTTACAAAAACTGTAAAATCTGAAATAGCTATAGCATTTTGTAGACACAATAAAACAGATTATAATAACACTAAAATATAAATTGTAAAACAGTAAAACAGCTTACAAGTAGTTCCCAGAAACAAAATCTAGGCAATAAAACAGCTTACAAGTAGTTCCCAGAAACAAAATATAAATTGTAAAATAGTGGCAAGCAGTAAAACAGTAAAACATAATTCATCTGGGCAATAAAACAGTAATAACAGTAAAACATTGATAACAGTAAAACAGTAATAACAGTAAACTGAAATTCCTCACAGCTGAAGAAGCTTCAAGGAGTACTGG harbors:
- the LOC118473570 gene encoding uncharacterized protein translates to MTVIFGNHQATGLFAKCTSDPLGFDTSESAGTYGVGYSGDLAGHESNNASPTRDSGESLNPSGPIRDGGDSSTRSGARRKRGHMIMEDEDPLICTVTEAFKTLSDAIKQSAPQPRPIIPPNLWTMMKQIPVFEREHIAHYYGYLCENPALAYAFLEMGLDDQMVWVSRYIKTHLSD